A genomic stretch from Sphingobacterium sp. ML3W includes:
- a CDS encoding glycosyltransferase: MQVKVSVIIPFFNAVEHLEGCAASLLKQNLHGLELIFVNDCSTDRSLKVLEETIRKFSNHHIAVKIIQHKKTLGVACARNSGLLHATGLYVGWVDADDWVDENMFFDLYGRAVETKADIVWSPFFMDFKDKQYLDEQRISENKHNYMKALIRGEMQGMLWNKLFLRAVITGNQLGFLPGCNMGEDRNFLFKVLFYSRKIAREPNSFYHYVQSNPTAMTRDIRMERVYEEIANNDDIVRFIKDQKISSISKRDLNDFLANGKRRLLLSSDIADFKRWREIHPETNTLVWHIKFPLHYRILGFCASKEIWFPVICWINLKKALYRVKGGKK, translated from the coding sequence ATGCAAGTCAAGGTTTCTGTTATTATTCCATTTTTTAATGCCGTGGAGCATCTTGAAGGTTGTGCTGCGAGTCTGTTGAAGCAAAACCTACATGGATTGGAACTCATTTTTGTGAACGACTGTTCTACGGACCGCAGTTTGAAGGTGCTGGAAGAAACAATTCGTAAATTTTCTAATCACCATATCGCTGTGAAGATCATTCAACATAAAAAGACCTTGGGCGTTGCCTGCGCAAGAAATAGTGGGCTATTACATGCAACCGGATTGTATGTCGGTTGGGTTGATGCGGATGACTGGGTAGATGAAAATATGTTTTTTGACCTGTATGGAAGAGCGGTCGAAACAAAAGCGGATATCGTGTGGAGTCCATTTTTTATGGATTTTAAAGACAAACAATACTTAGATGAGCAGCGCATATCTGAAAACAAGCACAATTATATGAAAGCTTTAATTCGAGGAGAAATGCAGGGAATGTTATGGAATAAACTCTTTTTAAGAGCAGTTATTACTGGTAACCAGTTAGGATTCTTGCCCGGCTGCAATATGGGCGAGGACCGAAATTTTCTATTTAAGGTACTATTTTATAGCCGTAAGATCGCACGTGAACCAAACAGCTTTTATCATTATGTTCAATCCAACCCTACGGCAATGACGAGAGATATCCGTATGGAAAGGGTATATGAGGAAATAGCTAACAATGATGATATTGTCCGGTTTATCAAAGATCAGAAAATCAGCTCGATCAGTAAAAGAGATCTGAATGATTTTCTTGCCAATGGCAAGCGAAGATTATTGCTGTCAAGCGACATAGCAGATTTCAAACGTTGGCGAGAGATACATCCCGAAACTAATACTTTGGTGTGGCACATAAAATTCCCTCTGCATTATAGAATACTTGGATTTTGCGCGTCCAAGGAGATATGGTTTCCTGTGATCTGTTGGATTAATCTAAAAAAAGCACTTTATCGTGTCAAAGGAGGAAAGAAATGA
- a CDS encoding lipopolysaccharide biosynthesis protein: MERSSRIAKNSMFLYIRMLFTLMISLYTSRIVLQVLGVADFGIYNVVAGIVIMLTFLNTSLAGVTQRFLTYEIGTGDFARLVKTFHVSLSIHLLLGGLILLLSETIGLWFVCNKLVIAPDRMTAALWVYHLSVLSSLFGIISVPFGALIIAKERMGILATISLVDVLLRLGVVFLLGLFSADKLYLYGVFSCAASLVIIFLYGYVSYRNFKEAHVLKLVWDRQLFREMSVFAGWTVSGNLAVLGVTHGLNVLLNLYFGPAVNAARAIAFQVQNAINGFAGNFQTSLNPQITKSYVISDLNYMHKLICSSSKISFLLLMAISVPLYLEASFVLNLWLGPVPVQTITFIRLTLLTGLISTLSNPLVTAIHATGRIKKFQFWESIALLMILPVSYLFLRWGYPPEIVFVVHLALAVLAQLIRVWIVAPAIQMSYKRYLNNIIGRILVVVIPFLPCVFLVHQFMSPGWLRLLTVSVVSVLFMLVFLYLLGMEQIEKQFVKESIKKWSFIKSN; encoded by the coding sequence ATGGAAAGAAGTAGCCGTATAGCAAAAAATAGCATGTTCCTTTACATCAGGATGCTGTTTACATTAATGATCAGTTTGTATACATCCCGTATCGTATTGCAAGTACTCGGTGTGGCAGATTTTGGTATTTACAATGTCGTCGCAGGGATCGTAATAATGCTTACTTTCTTGAACACATCTTTAGCCGGAGTGACGCAACGATTTTTGACTTATGAGATCGGAACAGGCGATTTTGCACGATTGGTCAAGACATTTCATGTGAGTCTCTCCATCCATTTACTATTAGGTGGACTTATCCTATTATTGAGCGAAACTATTGGGCTTTGGTTTGTATGCAATAAACTGGTTATTGCCCCAGACCGGATGACTGCTGCACTCTGGGTGTATCATCTTTCAGTGCTGTCTTCTCTTTTTGGTATTATTAGTGTCCCTTTCGGAGCATTAATAATCGCCAAAGAACGGATGGGAATCTTGGCAACCATATCTCTTGTGGATGTTTTACTTCGTTTAGGGGTAGTCTTTTTACTAGGATTATTTAGCGCAGACAAATTATACCTATATGGGGTTTTTAGTTGTGCAGCATCTTTAGTCATTATTTTTCTATACGGTTATGTTAGTTATCGCAATTTCAAAGAAGCACATGTGCTGAAGCTTGTTTGGGATCGGCAGTTATTCAGGGAAATGTCTGTGTTTGCTGGTTGGACAGTCAGCGGAAACCTCGCTGTTTTGGGGGTAACACATGGATTAAATGTTTTGCTAAACCTTTACTTTGGTCCGGCCGTCAATGCTGCTCGCGCGATTGCCTTTCAGGTACAGAATGCAATTAATGGATTTGCTGGTAATTTTCAGACCTCTTTGAATCCGCAAATTACCAAAAGCTATGTTATCTCAGATCTAAACTATATGCATAAACTGATCTGCAGTAGCTCGAAAATTTCATTTTTACTCCTAATGGCTATTTCTGTCCCACTCTACTTGGAAGCATCATTTGTACTCAATTTATGGTTGGGGCCGGTTCCTGTTCAGACAATTACATTTATTCGGTTGACCCTGTTGACAGGCTTAATTTCCACCCTAAGCAATCCATTGGTAACAGCGATCCATGCTACTGGAAGGATTAAAAAATTCCAGTTTTGGGAAAGTATTGCCCTGTTGATGATCTTACCAGTCTCGTATTTGTTTTTGAGATGGGGTTATCCGCCGGAAATCGTCTTTGTGGTTCATTTAGCTCTTGCTGTACTTGCACAATTGATACGTGTATGGATTGTGGCGCCAGCTATACAAATGAGCTATAAAAGGTACTTGAATAATATAATAGGGAGGATTTTGGTAGTTGTGATCCCCTTTCTGCCCTGTGTTTTCTTGGTGCATCAATTTATGTCTCCGGGCTGGTTACGACTGTTGACAGTATCAGTTGTGAGCGTGCTGTTTATGCTTGTATTTCTTTACCTATTGGGCATGGAGCAGATTGAGAAGCAGTTTGTGAAAGAAAGTATTAAAAAATGGTCTTTTATTAAAAGTAATTAA